In the Penaeus chinensis breed Huanghai No. 1 chromosome 31, ASM1920278v2, whole genome shotgun sequence genome, one interval contains:
- the LOC125041870 gene encoding crooked neck-like protein 1, with translation MTSKPQKMPKVAKVKDKSPAELQITAEQLLREAKERELEIVPPPPRQKISDPEELQEYRLKKRKAFEDNIRKNRGNISNWIKYAKWEEEQQEIRRSRSVYERALDVDHRNITLWLKYAEMEMRNRQVNHARNVWDRAVTILPRANQFWYKFTYMEEMLKNIANGRQIFERWMEWQPDEQAWLTYIKFELRYKELDRARTIYERFVYVHPEPKNWIKYAHFEENHGYIQSARRVYERAIQFYGDDHFDENLFIAFAKFEEGQKEHDRARAIYRYALDHMPKEKCLTLYNEYTRHEKKYGDKSSIDDVISSKRKFQYEEAVKANPHEYDTWFDYVRMLEADGNVDLIRETYERAIACVPPIKEKRHWRRYIYLWIYYAIFEELNTKDMERARQVYQMCIRLIPHKIFTFAEIWLLYAKFEIRQKDLAAARKAMGQALGMCPKHKLFRGYIDLEIKLREFDRCRKLYEKWAEFDPENCKMWIQFSTLEAMLNDDQRARGIYELAIAQPRLDMPEYLWKSYIDFEVEQEEWDNVRNLYERLLERTHHVKVWISYAKCEHSMLVEDNVVHARAVFQKANRVLRSSQEKEQRLMLLEAWKEFEEEFGDDTSAGKVKQLMPRKVTRRRQVTTDDGSQARWEEYIDYIFPDDEAAKPSLLLLAKAKEWVKKQQEQTQEVPEIREEKDGYEESAVVDPNLDRDDSDVDVGSSSSESSSESEEESQEKGNKGKVRERKRKASSSSNSDKESPPASSKKRERRKSPSSSSSSSSSSSSSSSSSSSSDEDEKTPKKREEKSSRNISDDRNEARKEDRNEARKEDRNESQKRRQK, from the exons ATGACCAGCAAGCCGCAGAAAATGCCCAAAGTGGCAAAG GTGAAAGATAAATCACCTGCTGAACTCCAAATCACAGCAGAACAGCTGCTTAGGGAGGCtaaggagagagaattagagattgTCCCACCACCTCCTCGCCAGAAGATCTCTGATCCAGAAGAGCTCCAAGAATATCGCCTGAAGAAAAGGAAGGCATTTGAAGATAATATCCGTAAGAACAGAGGTAATATCTCAAATTGGATAAAATACGCTAAatgggaggaagagcagcaagaaaTTCGACGCTCAAG GTCTGTATACGAGAGAGCTCTGGATGTAGATCACAGAAACATTACACTATGGCTAAAATATgcagagatggagatgaggaacCGTCAG GTGAATCATGCAAGAAATGTCTGGGACAGAGCAGTAACCATCCTACCTAGAGCAAACCAGTTTTGGTACAAGTTCACATACATGGAGGAAATGCTGAAAAATATTGCTAATGGACGTCAG ATCTTTGAACGCTGGATGGAATGGCAACCAGATGAGCAAGCCTGGCTTACCTATATCAAATTTGAACTACGTTACAAGGAATTAGACAGAGCCAGAACAATTTATGAGAGATTTGTTTATGTCCACCCAGAGCCTAAAAATTGGATCAAATATGCTCACTTTGAAGAAAATCATGGCTACATACAGAGTGCCCGACGTGTTTATGAGCGGGCAATACAATTCTATGGAGATGATCACTTTGACGAAAACCTGTTCATTGCCTTTGCCAAGTTTGAAGAGGGCCAGAAGGAGCATGACCGGGCAAGAGCCATCTACAGATATGCCCTTGACCACATGCCCAAAGAAAAGTGTCTCACTCTCTACAATGAATACACTCGTCATGAAAAGAAGTATGGAGACAAATCTTCCATTGATGATGTGATCTCTAGTAAGAGAAAGTTTCAATATGAAGAAGCTGTAAAGGCCAATCCCCATGAATATGACACTTGGTTTGATTATGTGAGAATGCTGGAAGCAGATGGAAATGTGGACCTTATACGAGAGACCTATGAGAGGGCAATAGCCTGCGTCCCTcctataaag GAAAAACGACACTGGCGGAGATACATCTACCTTTGGATTTATTATGCAATTTTTGAAGAACTCAACACAAAAGATATGGAAAGAGCACGTCAGGTCTACCAAATGTGCATCCGACTAATTCCACACAAAATTTTTACCTTTGCAGAAATTTGGTTATTATATGCCAAGTTTGAAATTCGTCAAAAAGACTTGGCAGCAGCAAGAAAAGCTATG GGTCAAGCTCTAGGTATGTGTCCCAAGCATAAACTTTTCCGTGGATATATTGACCTGGAAATCAAGCTGCGTGAGTTTGACCGCTGCCGCAAGTTGTATGAGAAGTGGGCTGAGTTTGACCCAGAAAATTGCAAGATGTGGATCCAGTTTTCAACCCTTGAGGCCATGCTGAATGATGATCAGCGTGCAAGGGGCATCTACGAGCTGGCCATTGCTCAGCCGAGGCTTGATATGCCTGAGTACTTGTGGAAGTCATACATAGATTTTGAG GTGGAGCAAGAAGAATGGGATAATGTAAGGAACCTTTATGAACGACTTCTGGAGCGCACTCATCATGTCAAAGTTTGGATTAGTTATGCCAAGTGTGAACATTCGATGCTAGTAGAAGATAATGTTGTCCATGCAAGGGCAGTCTTCCAGAAAGCCAATCGTGTCTTGCGCTCTTCCCAGGAGAAAGAACAGCGATTAATGCTGCTAGAAGCCTGGAAGGAATTTGAAGAAGAATTTGGAGATGACACAAGTGCAGGAAAAGTGAAGCAGCTGATGCCCAGAAAGGTCACACGTCGACGACAAGTCACAACAGACGATGGCTCGCAAGCTCGATGGGAGGAATACATTGACTACATTTTCCCAGATGATGAGGCAGCCAAACCATCACTGCTCTTGCTAGCAAAGGCAAAAGAATGGGTTAAGAAGCAGCAGGAGCAGACACAAGAGGTTCCAGAAatcagggaagagaaagatggatatgAGGAGTCTGCTGTTGTTGATCCCAACCTGGACCGTGATGACAGTGATGTGGACGTGGGTTCATCCAGCAGTGAGTCTTCcagtgagagtgaggaagagtcacaggaaaaaggaaacaaagggaaagtgagagagaggaagagaaaagcatCCTCAAGTAGCAATAGTGACAAGGAATCCCCACCTGCATcttcaaagaaaagagaaagaagaaaatctcctagtagcagtagcagcagcagtagtagcagtagcagtagcagtagcagtagtagtagcagtgatgaagatgaaaagacacccaagaaaagagaagaaaaaagcagTAGAAATATCTCTGATGACAGAAATGAAGccagaaaagaagacagaaatgaagccagaaaagaagacagaaatgaaagccagaaaagaagacagaaatga
- the LOC125041845 gene encoding crossover junction endonuclease EME1-like — protein MGPPVHTLSSDDSDDSLPDLETSPQRKKPFHKHMNTHTLSSDDEEENKENEVSIDDEDNATTKQQKAYTCNSDDEELYKKNELIVDDDAIVIVEENTQQSSKKYDFKFSVDPSDAFNEDLPDIHDFTLISSEARQFSDEEEEKEEETQPLKPLTKKSRKEEVQMEKEAKRREREAIRLQKAAEKAEAKVQREAERTSKRAMKPGECMKYVIVQLDRRLLELAEGSQVISQLQEADLRYRVVDSPVAAATTILRVDPLTLQETLTEEAVLLLTANELVELVERQVYENGIGGLCQKCKSWKRELGISRLTLLTCGIESYLRNQKTSKTQNFRADILGEGSRPGRGRKRKVAGGNTGTSAERVSRVDIETALVMAQVEGGTNHRLMPDANKVGLFITQVTKAVAETPFKREKGGASFSWYAEGSSTNTVKIDKSGVGLLKLWHQQLRQFNNVGVEVAQAIAREYSSPCALVEAYRQCSSTKEASLLLADIPVRRGAGPLVSTRRIGPELSKKIHLFFTTTQPGVSLGQKT, from the exons ATGGGACCTCCAGTTCACACATTGTCTTCAGATGATTCTGATGATAG CTTGCCAGACTTAGAAACATCTCCTCAGAGGAAGAAACCATTTCATAAACACATGAACACTCATACGCTTAGctcagatgatgaagaagagaataaggaaaatgaagtCAGCATTGATGATGAGGACAATGCTACCACAAAACAACAGAAAGCTTATACATGTAATTCAGATGATGAAGAGCTTTACAAGAAGAACGAAttgattgttgatgatgatgctattgttattgtagaAGAAAACACACAGCAAAGTTCAAAGAAATATGACTTTAAGT TTTCAGTGGACCCTTCAGATGCATTTAATGAAGATCTGCCAGATATCCATGACTTTACTCTCATTTCATCTGAGGCTAGACAGTTtagtgatgaagaggaggagaaagaagag GAAACACAGCCACTAAAGCCATTAACAAAGAAatcaaggaaggaggaagtacaAATGGAGAAGGAAGCTAAACGCAGAGAAAGGGAGGCTATTCGACTTCAAAAGGCTGCTGAGAAAGCTGAAGCAAAggtacagagagaggcagagagaacatCCAAGCGTGCTATGAAACCTGGGGAGTGTATGAAG TATGTCATAGTGCAACTGGATCGCCGCCTCTTGGAGCTTGCAGAAGGAAGCCAAGTAATCAGCCAGCTCCAAGAGGCAGATTTGCGTTATAGGGTTGTTGACTCTCCGGTGGCTGCTGCGACTACAATACTACGAGTTGATCCCCTCACGCTACAG GAAACTCTAACAGAGGAAGCAGTATTACTACTTACTGCAAATGAACTTGTTGAACTTGTAGAGCGGCAAGTTTATGAAAATGGTATTGGTGGTTTGTGCCAGAAATGCAAGTCATGGAAAAGAGAACTCGGTATCTCGAGATTAACTCTTCTTACCTGTGGCATTGAGAGCTATCTAAG GAATCAAAAGACTAGCAAAACCCAGAATTTCCGAGCGGATATCTTAGGAGAGGGCAGCAGACCTGGACGTGGTAGGAAGAGGAAAGTCGCTGGTGGCAACACTGGCACGTCAGCAGAGAGGGTTAGTAG aGTTGACATAGAGACAGCACTTGTGATGGCACAGGTTGAGGGTGGCACAAATCATCGTTTAATGCCAGATGCCAATAAAGTTGGCCTCTTTATTACCCAGGTCACCAAAGCTGTTGCTGAAACACCATTCAA GCGAGAAAAAGGAGGAGCTTCATTTTCCTGGTATGCAGAAGGCAGCAGTACTAACACAGTCAAAATAGACAAGTCTGGAGTTGGACTCTTAAAGCTGTGGCACCAACAACTGCGTCAGTTTAATAATGTAGGAGTAGAAGTCGCACAGGCGATAGCCAGAGAATATTCATCACCCTGTGCATTAGTGGAG GCATATAGACAATGTAGTTCAACCAAGGAAGCATCCCTGTTGCTTGCGGACATTCCAGTAAGAAGAGGTGCTGGACCGCTTGTCTCA